ATAAGAGAGATGGCTCACAAACAAACTTGTTCTGCATTTTTATGGTCAAAGGTATTGAATATGCCCTTCTGGGTTATGTTCAACTTACTTCCTATCATCTTATATAAAGAGCTTGGCGCCTCGCCCTTTCATGTCACCCTATTGATAGTTTTGAAACCTACTGTAGCCCTTTTAGCGCCATATTGGAGTATATCTGTCAGCAACCGTAAAGACCGTCTTCTTTCCAACCTGGTATGGGCTAATATTCTTAAGTATCTTCCTTTTCTATTTTTCCCATATTTTCGTAATCTATGGTTTTTCATAGCGGCTTTCAGCATCCATGCTATGTTCATCCGCGGCATCATCCCTGCGTGGATGGAGATCATCAAGTTAAACATCAACAAGAGCTCTCGCAACAAAACTTTTGCTTTAGGCTCTGCCCTTGACTACCTTGCTGGCGCTATTTTCCCATTATGCCTCGGCTGGCTTCTCGACGACTACACGAGTTATTGGAAGTGGATATTCACTGCGTCGGCCATCTTGGGTACGGTTTCGACGTTGTTTCTTTTCCGCATACCTATGGAGGTCACTACTGATATCGTCACCAAGGATGCACTTAAAATATCTTGGAAGCATGAGCTGCTCAAGCCCATAAAACAGATAGTCTCTCTATTGAGAAAGCGTCGTGATTTTTTCAACTTCCAGATTGGCTTTATGCTAGGCGGTGCTGGCATTATGATCATGCAGCCAGCATTGCCGCTATTTTTCGTCGACACCTTAAACCTGTCATATACTAAGATGCTTATAGCGATATCGGCATGTAAAGGGATAGGATTCCTCATAACGACGCCTTTGTGGGTGAAGCATTTTGGCAAGGTGAACATCTATTTCTTCAGCAGCCATGTCACCTTGTTCGCTGTAGTGTTTTCTTTGTTTATCATCATATCGTCGTATAACATAGCCTTCCTTTATGTCGCCTTTCTTATGTATGGCACTATGCAGGCTGGCAGCGAGCTCAGCTGGAACATGTCGGGTCCTGTATTCTCTCATAATGAAGACAGCTCTATATACAGCACTGCTAATGTCTTTGCCATAGGATTGCGAGGATGTGTTGTCCCTCTTATCGGCAGCATGGTATGTTCTTTGACATCTCCCGTCTATGTGATGGCTCTGTGTGGGGCGTTATGTGCCGTGGCGACGCTATACTTCAAGAGCTGCAAGCGCACCGAAGACTTCTTTGTTTCAGAGACCGAACACTAAGTTCACCAGAAACTTAAAGCTGAAGAGCATTATCGCCAGCGACACCAAAGATATTATCGTTCCGGGCTTCATCATATCTTTTGTCGTTATTTTCCCTCCTGCGAAAGCCAAAGCATTTGGTGGTGTAGATATTGGGAAAGCCATAGCGAAAGAACATGCCAGCCCTATAGCGATGGCGAGGTATATAGGGTTCTTCGTAGGTATACTCATAGCGATTGGTATGATAAGCGTCGCTGCGGCGGTATGGCTCATAAAAGATGAAAGCGCTAGCGCTATGACGCTAAAGGAGATTATCAGCGTCATCCCTCGAAGTCCCATAAGCGGCTGGTCTACTAGCCATGTTGCCAGTCCTGACGCCTGTATTCCTGCTCCTAGTGCTAGGCCTCCCCACATAAGGACAAGGACATCCCAGTCGAACTTTTTCATATCGTCGCGGTCGAGAAGTCCTGTCGCTATAAGCATAGCGACGGCGATTAATGCTGTCACGGATTCATGGAGTCCGTGGATCTTTGTCGTGAGCCATAGCGTTACTGTTATTCCGAAGATCACGAAGACTTTTATGGCTCCTTGGGGTAGTTCTTCGTGTTTTTCTAGGACGAATCTCGTCTCTTTATCTTTTAGCGGATAGAAAAATCTAAGGACGATGTATACCAAGCCCAGGAGTACTACTGCCAGTGGAACGCCTATCATCATCCACTCTATGAAGCTTACTTCTATCCCCGCTTCGGCGAGGTTACCGAGGACGATGACATTTGGTGGAGTACCTATTGGCGTCCCTATCCCTCCGATATTCGCTGCGAAGGGAACGCTGAGGATTAAGCCTTTACAGAAAGGTTCTCCTTCTTTTAGCGTAGCGACAAACGGTGCTATTATTCCGAGCATTATCGCTGTTGTTGCAGTGTTCGACGTCCACATTGAAAGCACTGCGGTCAATAGCATTATTCCCAAAAGGACGCGGTATGGGTGGTCGCCGCATAATGAAAGCACTCTATCGGCGATATAGCTATCGACGTGATATTTCCTTAGTGCTCGCGCCAGGGCGAAGCCTCCGAAGAAAAGCATTATTACTGGGCTTGAGAATGGCACGAGGAACATCCTATATCCCGACCTGTCGAGGTCAAGGACGCCGCCTTCCCTGCCGATGAGGACAATAAGGAGGAGAACGACTACTAGCGAGGTGCCATAATGCGGTATGATTTCTAGCGCCCAGAAAAGTGCCGCTACTGTGAAGACAAACGCCGTCCTTTTTGCCGCTTCGGGGCATGTGTCTGGAAGGAAATAATACACCCCTACTGCTATCAGCAGCGTTATTGCCATAAGCCATATTTTTTTCTTCATGCTATATTCCTCATCGCGATTTTATCAAAAATATATTAATACATGATATTGAAAAATATAGCCACAAATATCATTGAGCATTGAACATTGATCAATGATTTTTGAGTGCTCGTTGAAGGGTGCGTTTTTCGTCGCGTTCTTTTATGGCAGCGCGCTTGTCGGCTTTCTTTTTCCCTTTTCCTCTGCCGATTTTGAGTTTGACCCTTCCCTTTTTTAGGTACATAGCCAGTGGAACGAGCGTGAAGCCTTTTTCTTTTATGGCGGCTTTAAGACGCGAGATCTCTCTGCTATGCATCAGAAGCTTCCTATCTCGGCGCTCTTCGTGGTTGTTGATATTCCCGAAGCGATATAGTGCGATATTTGCACCGATGAGCCACAGCTCATTGCCGATAACTTTGACATAAGCCTCTTGCAGGCTGCCACCGTGGTCGCGCAACG
The sequence above is drawn from the Waddliaceae bacterium genome and encodes:
- a CDS encoding DASS family sodium-coupled anion symporter, whose product is MKKKIWLMAITLLIAVGVYYFLPDTCPEAAKRTAFVFTVAALFWALEIIPHYGTSLVVVLLLIVLIGREGGVLDLDRSGYRMFLVPFSSPVIMLFFGGFALARALRKYHVDSYIADRVLSLCGDHPYRVLLGIMLLTAVLSMWTSNTATTAIMLGIIAPFVATLKEGEPFCKGLILSVPFAANIGGIGTPIGTPPNVIVLGNLAEAGIEVSFIEWMMIGVPLAVVLLGLVYIVLRFFYPLKDKETRFVLEKHEELPQGAIKVFVIFGITVTLWLTTKIHGLHESVTALIAVAMLIATGLLDRDDMKKFDWDVLVLMWGGLALGAGIQASGLATWLVDQPLMGLRGMTLIISFSVIALALSSFMSHTAAATLIIPIAMSIPTKNPIYLAIAIGLACSFAMAFPISTPPNALAFAGGKITTKDMMKPGTIISLVSLAIMLFSFKFLVNLVFGL
- a CDS encoding MFS transporter, with translation MPFWVMFNLLPIILYKELGASPFHVTLLIVLKPTVALLAPYWSISVSNRKDRLLSNLVWANILKYLPFLFFPYFRNLWFFIAAFSIHAMFIRGIIPAWMEIIKLNINKSSRNKTFALGSALDYLAGAIFPLCLGWLLDDYTSYWKWIFTASAILGTVSTLFLFRIPMEVTTDIVTKDALKISWKHELLKPIKQIVSLLRKRRDFFNFQIGFMLGGAGIMIMQPALPLFFVDTLNLSYTKMLIAISACKGIGFLITTPLWVKHFGKVNIYFFSSHVTLFAVVFSLFIIISSYNIAFLYVAFLMYGTMQAGSELSWNMSGPVFSHNEDSSIYSTANVFAIGLRGCVVPLIGSMVCSLTSPVYVMALCGALCAVATLYFKSCKRTEDFFVSETEH
- the smpB gene encoding SsrA-binding protein SmpB, whose translation is MADLVSNRRAYHDYEIVETYEAGIVLQGTEIKSLRDHGGSLQEAYVKVIGNELWLIGANIALYRFGNINNHEERRDRKLLMHSREISRLKAAIKEKGFTLVPLAMYLKKGRVKLKIGRGKGKKKADKRAAIKERDEKRTLQRALKNH